DNA sequence from the Harpia harpyja isolate bHarHar1 chromosome 2, bHarHar1 primary haplotype, whole genome shotgun sequence genome:
TTCCCTGCAATATGAATCAAGAGAAGCAAAACGCATAAAAAACTCTTTACACTTTTGTTGTCCAAACTAAATCTCCATTGTTCTCAGCCTCATCAGGAAATACGAGCagggatgaaggaaaaaaaaaaaaaaaagatattttctgaaGTAAGGATACAGACAACAAACTTCACCAAGTGCTGTGGCATCTCTTTGTTTGCACGGTTCTTCCACCAAACTTTTCTAGACCGAAGGCACACTTCTGAGCTGCAAAGCACGACACTGGCTTTTCCAGTGCTGTACAGTCATTCTAGACACCTTCCCTGAAAGACTGAGTACGTGCAAATAGCCCTAAGTGATAAACACTTCCGCAagcctgttttctgttttctcaactCCCAGCTAAAACTTTCCACAGGGCTGCAAACCCAGAGCCTTATTTTAGCGGGCATCAGATGACCTGGCCCGGAGAACCCTCCAGCCTtacaaagcagcagaggaaacGCCAGCTGCCCCACTGGAAAAGACTCCTAGTTTTAAAGCAGTTACCTTTCAACTACAGAGCGAGCAGGGGCTGAACacacagcttttcctttgctgaacCGTGTGAATAGAGAGTAACGAACACTGGAACGTAGAGTAGAATAGAGAAGTGATCTAATCAGATCGGGTTTTATTACTGTTAAGCAGACACCTGAAACACAAGTTGGGGCCTTGGCAGAGGAGTCACCCTCACCTATAAACCCTCGTAGCTTCTTAAAAGTTGGCCGACTGCTTTAAAAAGGCTCCGCAGCATATTATCATCCTAATCTCTGCTGGTGCGGGAGGGCGAAGGTCCAGAACAGACGCCCAGCGGGCACTTCTCCCCCTGGCACCGCATACTCTCTCCTCTTTGCTGTCAGACTGCGAGGACGAAAGGATCCCGGTTACGGCCACCCGGTACCACAGGCCCCCCTCGCACCTCACGCACATCACCCTGAGCACCGGGACCCCCCGTCGTTACCACACGGCCGGGCGGTCGGACCCGCTGGGCTCTAAACGGGGAAGGGCTGTTGTGAGGTACCGGCTGCCGCAGGCCGGGGCGGCGCAGGGGAGGCCGCGGCGGGGAAGGCAAGGTCACGTCCTTCCCCCGCTGGTGagcgggcccggccgccccgccgctgaGGAGACCGGCGGCCgtgtgccgccgccgagccctgccgccccgccgggctgcggccgccgctccccggcgCTGCCCAGAGGCCGGGACCGGCgggagaggaggaggcggcggcaggcCCGGCGCCGGCAGACGACCGCCGAGGAGACTACAGCCCCCAGCaggcagcgcggcggggcgggcccggcccccaTCCAGCCCGCCCTTCTTCCCCGGGGCCGCCACCCGGTAGGAAGCCCCGTACCCGACTACAACGACCGGCACGCCTTGCGGGGCGGCGcgccccctccgccccgcgcAGGGCTGCCGCGCTGCACGCCGGGACTCGTAGTACGCCCCATGAACTCGCGCCCGGGGCCCCGCCCGCCCAGGCGCCCTGTTGGCGCTCGCGGCCGCCCCTCAAAAGCCCGGCAGCCAATCGCGGCCCGCGCGTGCGGAGTCATTCAGAGAAGACCGAGCCGCGATTAGAGGACGCGCCGCGCCTCGTACgcccccctccgctccccccccaccctcccccggccccgcgctgTCTCCCCTCGCCCCCACCGGCAGGCCCGGCCGGGCCCGACCCGGTCCCTGCGAGGCGGGAGGCCAGCCAGGCCTCACCGGCCGGAGGGCAGGCATCAGCGAGGACTGCTGGCGGGGCTTCCCCCAAAGCTGCGCGCCGCCAACTGCCCCTACTCACCTGCGCGGCCACGGCGACCCCCGCTCGGTGACACGCCCGCAGCATGGCCTCGGAGCCGGCAGCGGCCGGGGGCAGGCTGCAGGAAGGCGCCGTGCGCGGTAACTACCAGCGCCGCCtgcctccgcccccccccccccgcgcccgcctTGCGAgtaaggagcagcgcgcatgcgcggcggccGCTCGGGCTTCCGCTCCGCCAGGGGCGTGGCCGCTCCTAGCGGAGAGTGACGGGCAGCGCGCCCAATCAGAGGGGAAGGAATCGGCCATATGCAAATGCTACGtcgcgccgccgccggcggggtgtCCCTGAACGCGGGGCGGCCCCGGTGGCGCATGCGCGGGAGTGGACAGGGCGGTCAGAGGCGGCTCCGGGTACCGCCCCCGCTGGGCGGGGCAcggcgccgccccgcccccggcgtGGCCTGACCTTCGCCGGCTGCCGTAGCCGGGGTGCTGGgaaatggcggcggcggcggcggcggcggcgcgcggggcTGTGGCGGGTCGGTGGCGCGCGGCGGCTGAGGGGAGGCGGGCGGCCATGTCGGGTCGGGGGCTGCCTGTGAAATGGCGGCGCGGGGCGGCATCGCGGGGCGTCTCCTGAGGGTCTGGTTCTCCGCAGGGATCGTGGGTCGCTGGGCCTCGTGGGCCGCCCGCTGCCCCGGCGCGGGGCGCGCTCTCTCCGGTCTCTCCGGCCGGTGCGTCAGGCTGGTGCGGGTACCAGCGGCCGCCCCGCTGTGGAAACCGCGGCTTCTGTGGGGGAGCCTGTCGGGGGGAGGCACCCCCCCGGTCCTCAGCAGGTACGGGCTGCGCCGGTCGAAGGAGGTTCGTATAAAGCGCTTTGAAAGGCTTCCTGGGCTGCTTTTTACTCTAGCAAACCGATCTCTCTTTTAGCCCCAAATCTCCCACTTATCTTAAGCGTAATGCTTGAAGCGGGACCTAAAACGGAGTATACTCCGCAGGCATAGGCTTTGCAAACAGCCTTGTAATCGGCACTGTTCTTCTTGCTGATAATTAATATTCTAAAAGTAATTCCTGAATGCCAGTAACAGCTGAATGTTTGCTCTTGAGTGTTTAACCACCTTTAGTAGATGGAAAAAGCTGTTCTGTGTGGGATAATAACTTTGAGATTAATTTTGACTATAGTTCCGCACTGCAGTTAGCATTCACACGTACGCGCTCGTTAAGTGGTGTGCTGTAATGTTAGCCGAGTTCTTGTTAACCTTCCAACAAGCCACAGCCACTTGTGATTTCTCTGTGTGTGGAAAATCCAGTGATTACTTTTAGAAAAAGATGTTtcattcctgttctttttttttttccccgccctGTTTCTGGGGTGGTTTTTAGTGTCACATCTCTACTTCCAAGTATACTTCAACAGCCAGTGAGGACTCTCACTTACTGTAGCTTACGGAATGGGAAGAGGAAAACCGTGAAGGCTGTTGTCGATAGGTTTCTCCGGCTGCACAATGGCCTTTGGGTTAGGAGAAAGGTAAGGACTTTTCTTCGTGATAAAAGCGTGTTCTTTACAATCAGTGGACTaattgttttccttccattacaGGGCAGTAGCTAGTATGGAAGTTTAAAAAAGCTCTGTAGAGACACTCCCATCTTCCTGACAGTGGGGAATTTGTCCTGGTTTGCTTATCAGTATTGCTGTACATAGGTATTTGCACTGACCCACTTAAATgtcttttgtgtattttcttctgaCAGGCTGGTTATAAGAAGAAACTGTGGAAGAAGTCAGCCGCCCAGAGAAAGCGTTTGAGAGAGCTGGTGGTGTGCACTAGAACGCAATGTAAACTCCTTGACAAAATGACCACTTCcttctggaaaagaagaaattggtaCGTTGATGATCCCTACCAGAAGTATCATGATCGCACGAATCTTCGTGTGTAGAAATCTTGGTTTCATTTTTGCATATCTCTAGGAAAGAGGTGGTGCTACATGTCATATGGTCTGAATTTTAGAACATAAATCTGTAATACCTGTTGCTTTTCTAAATAAACATATGCATATCATCTGATCAGAATTGTGAGTATCAGTGCCCAAAATAAAGGAATATTCAAGATCATCTTGAGCTGCAATTGGTATTTTACTTAGCAGAGGTCAAGCTGGTCACCTACATGTTCTGATGTCTGTTGGTTTCCTGTGGTTGTGTGTAACATGCGTACATGGATGAATAGTCTAAACATTACTAAAAGTGAATAATTCAAcatatttaatcttaaaatttttaaaagaaacacactTAAATAACCCCAGGATATATTTTGCTGTGCCCATACTTATTGGTAGGTCACTGAATGGAGTCTccttggggaaggggagaaaggagagcagggTCTGTTTCAGTATTGCTGCCTGTCACAGTACCAGATAAACTGTTGCCATATCTCCATGCTAGAgagcataggaaaaaaaaaaaaccaaaacagcgtTTCATGGCTACATGCAGTTTTTATAACTGATGTAAAAATGTATTAGCCACCAAACTTCATTACAGGACTCACATTTTGTATCCTGTGTTGGTTTTTGAGTAGTAGAACATATTCTTTGGGTCCTACACTATACCCTCCAGCAGTCAATTCtgagtattttcttgtttttagtcTTTAAGACTAATTATACCTCACACTGATCACATGTATATATGGAGCAAAACCAAGGATTTATCATAGGGTCCCTTTGAAGTGTACAATGCAACTAGTCTCTGGTTTCGCTAAGGGCTAGACAGGAGGTTTTCTCTACAAAGCGGATGCTCCAGCAAGTGTATGAAAAGCAGTTGCTTCTAGCAGTAGCTTCAAAAGGTTCACTAATAATTAACCCATTATTAAGCAGATAGTCCCTGGTTGTCAGCTCCGGAGCCACCTGCATAGCAAGAGATGGTTTGCTGTACAAGGCTGTAGCGTTTCAATGAATTCACTAGTTACTCAGAGTGTTcagtagctgtattttttttttttccagctcataATACAGAAAGAAGTTCTGAAGGACATGCAGCACTTAGTGAATACATCTATATACAGTCAGCCAGAATTGAgataaaaataatacagtgatCAAAGTAATTATTCTGGCCTGCCAGATACATTGAACAGActaaagatgttttcttttttcttctttttttttttaaagaaaagattaagaCTTTATTCAAGATGTATATCAAGCAGTataacaaaaccagcaaaacatcAACCTTTGGAATACTGTTGTAGTGGCCATCCTTGTGAGGCATTAAGTGTACCATTTCATCACAGATCTTTTCTACCGATCACGGGAAAGAAATCACATGAAGTGCACAATTATGATCCTTAAGTAGTTTAAACGCAAATCCCAACGTAGTGTTCTCTGCTATTTCAAATATGGTGCTAGATGCAAAACGGGTacccaaaacaaacagcaaaaaggaGACTGTGATTAATGAGCATTTGGTCACAAGCACAAGGGTTTCATCACTACATGAGAACACTTACTTCAGAGAGCAGTCAGAGGCAGCAGGTTGTTTACATGAGGCTAGGGAGCATTGCACCTCTCCAAGCAGCTTTCTCCCTCTCAATAGGAATAAATAATCCGattctcctttccttctgtgcTGGGTTTGCACTTACTTACACAATTTAGGTTAGTGTGGGATTAATTCCAAGGTGACAGTGATACGCATGAAGTCTGTCTTGTCTATATTTGATGTGATCCTGATTCAGCAATTGGCGATGGCTGTAACTGCGCTGACACTGGCCCCTATAACAAGAAAGGAAGCATGGAGGACTGCACTGAGCTGCTCTAAGCATATTCTCCTCATAATGAAGGTGAATTCATGGTAAATGGGTGAGGTAATTCACTGGCCCGTTTTCCACGGACcatcttcagctgcagtttcccTTCCCTCAGCCTCAATTTTACTTGCTCGAAATAATGCAAGTTTCACTTCAGCCTTGTGCTGCGTAAAGGCTGTATTTTCTAGGGCTGGCCTGTTCCTGTCACGGTTACACTCTCCAGGCCATCTCTGCAAAGTCAGGAGGTGCCTGCCTGCCCTACAGTACCGGTTGTAGAGGCCAGCTGCCTGAAAAGGCCCCCAAACCAGGTTCTTCTTACTTAAGCCAGATCTGTCGCTACTTTAAACCATCAGCTGGAGGATTGCTTGCTTTTAGGAGGAGTAATCTGCAAGCTGTTAGCCGGCTTGCACCCTCAGAGCCTGAGCTGGGCGGCAGCTGAGAGTTGCACCCCATCAACACACACCTAAGAAGCCACCACCACCATCCGTGCGTCCTCTCTTTGCTCGAGTCCTGCAAACTCTCGTTTGCCAGGAGGGGTCAGCATCAGCGCAGGAAGGCAACTCGCTGCATCGGGCTTCTTCCTTGGCAGAGGCTCAAGAGAAAAACTGGAACAAAAGACTCCATGTCTGGTGTTTACACTGAATGAACGCAAGTAGCCAAAGAGTGAAATGACAGACTCGGGGCAACACCTGTAAACAACCTGTGTGAGGAAGATGAGGAATCAAAAGCAAATGACCGTTCTCTTCTGTATACAGAACACTACAGCACTAAGTGTACGTGGTTAGGCATTCACATTCCTTGTCTATCTATACACAAATATACAGCTCAGTTgataaattaatacatttttgcCAGAGATAtgaaaaggtttattttctcatttatacaGTGAATGTTTTGAGAGATATAAGGCAACTCCCTTGTCAACAATTTCACCTCAGCACTTAAGAAATGCTAAACAGTCAAGTTTACAGTAAAACAGCAGATTAGACGCACATTTAATAATTTTAGTGAGAATCAATGTTAATACAGCATGTCTGAGAATAGAATTTGTCAGATGTTATGTAGCTCTATGTTGTCGGGTTTTTTGGCATAATTGAGTGCAAACTTGTCAGCTTCTTTTTTATCTTATGGCAGCCCATTGCATAGCAGGGAAACGTAGCTTGCTTgcaacaggattttattttctgctaacaCTGCAGGCAgttgttctatttctttttcacgTTTGccaaaagaaatcaaataaactctaaatctgcttaaaaacaaaacacacaagctTAGCTCCTCAAAGCTTTTGCCGAGTATCTTCCAAGGACTGACTCTTCTGTAACTGCTATTTAgacaggtttgttgttttttctttttttcaatttactttCTGAAGACTTTTTCCTTCTTAGCCATTGCAAAATATGATTGAGTTAGCACgtgtaaaggaaataaaattctcAGGTAATGAGGCCAAATATTGTGGCAGACACAGGAAATACCTGCTTGCTTTTTCCACTTCCTAGCCAGGTCAGATAAACATTTGTGTGTGCGTgtaatttatttctctcttccccaCATATGTAGGAAGCTCTGGGGGAAACCTCAGGGATCCATCAGGCAGGGACAGCTGGGCTATCGATGCATACCTGGCAGAGAAAAGGTTTCAAAGGCCACTTCAGATTTATCTCTGAGCCTGATACACTCCAGCCGGCTGTTGGCATCCTGGACTGCTGCACCTGAACTAGATTAACAGTACTGTTCATCATCAAGCCTGTGTACTGATCCATTAGTAATGGCATGTTCTACATAATGCTAAATGTTTTTCTAGTCTATGTGACAGATCCAAGAGCAAACACAAAGGGCCACGTAATTAATTTATGTGTGAATCTCACATGCTCAACACTTACAAGAGACACCAACTTGAAGCACAAATACACAAACCCTACCACGTCTTCCTCttcttttatatttctcattTATATATGGATACAAATACACCACTCCATCTGGTTCTTGTGGTTCTAACCAAACTCCACGCTACAGGCAAAACTCCAGGCTTCAAAAAGCAGCTCAGACCCAGCGTCCTGCTCTGCTCATGCAAGTAAAACCGCAGCACCTCACCAGGAAAGCAGAGCGCTGGGACTGACACTGTTGCAGGCAGGGGAGAAAGGTGTGCTTCCCCCTCGAAGTGCATCACTAAAGCAATTCTAACTTCTGTCGCTGCAGCTAGTACAAGCCTGGCTTGCTTACCCTTTAAAACTGGCAGTAGATCACCTGCCACAAGCAATACGATCAAGTTCTTCTAGCTGCCATCATTTTCCACACAATACTCTCCTGGCTCAGGCTGATCAAAATTAAGACTCCCCCTTCATTACATCATTGAAACCATATGTTTTCTCTTGCACAtctcttcctcatcctctgtAAGTGGTTCTGTCTCTATGGTTTTAGCACAAGGATTTTCTCAGAACAGGTGATTTACttgcagaaagagaaacagagttGCAGCTCAGCTTTTGCTAATGAATCTTGGACATGTTGTACAGTCAAAGTACTTTGACATTTGTTACATCATTCACAGTcttgaggaggaagggaggaaagagaaatccATGGCTTCTGCAAATCCACTTCATTAATGATAAAGCCATAAATAAATACACCGTCAATGTATCATTATGAGtaactgattatttttgtttccactgTGCATTCACAGAGCTAGAGCTATGCAGACACAAATGAGACTTGTAAATGTACAGCCTTACAGGATTAGCGTGAGTGGGTGTACACTCTGCAAACGAAACAAGGACTCTTAACCTGCAGGTGTCTGCCAGACTGTCCTACCCACATCACGGACAAATGCAAGAAGCATGTAACAGAAGGatacagagagaggaaagagaaaggccATGTCTACAATGCTGTACATCAAAGCACATCCATCCCACTGCTGTTTCCTACATTATTAACGAGTAGCTCTTTAAGGCAGAAGAGAGACATTCTGTGGATCTTGGTGCTATTGGCTCATTGCACTCACATTGTTTCAGTGGCAGAGGACGAGGTACTTTTCTTCCTGAAGCGAGGTCTAAGGGTCCTAGGCGGTGcctgcagaaaagcaagagaaaacttCAGTGGCATaataggaaatgttttttctttccttaaaactCACCCATCTTTGTGGCACCTCTTCAGGCATGAAGTAGTGGAGAAGCAGATCTTGGCCCCGTAGATCACTAATGAATGACCAGCCGAAGACTGGTTTAAGAAACCTGTTGTAGTCCTTTACCCAGGTTACACCAACACCTTCCCCTCTGGCACTTGGTTAGAGGTGTGGCTAAAGATTGCTAATAACATAACTGTCAAAGGAGGCAGGACAAATTGGTGTCATTTACAGCAGCTCCTGGATCAAGAGAGCAAACTGGTGGTAGGAAGCCAGCTCTGGTGTCTCCCAGCCCACCCTGCGCTGTCCAATCCAGCCGCAGCCCCTCTGAGGGTACAGCTCGTTGGGGCATTACAAAGCTGAAGGGGTCCCCAAGGTAAAACACACTGGGCCTGTTAATTCTCACAAGGCAGAACTCTTTTAAAGATCAGCCTTTTGCTTGGGAGACAGGCCAGACAAAATCCgttgaaattattttagaagccAACTATTGCAATTCTGCCTTGCAGTCAGCTGATGCAGAGAGCTTTAAAAGGAGCCCTGAACACCCAGGAGGAGCCAGACCAACATCATGAAATTGGTTTACTATGATTAGCCCTGTTCTCCCGACTGAGACAGAAACTAGTTAGactagcaaacaaaaaaaacctcaaaccaccCTAATCTGCAGTGCATACTTCTCTCAGAAGAGCTTTGGCATGGCATTGTGTCTTGCGAGCTTCACAAAAAGAAATGGTTACCAGATGTTGCGGAGGAGCACAAATTCTCAGTGTGGAAGCTTGTCATAACACCATGTAACACTGCAAGGCCTGGTGAGCTCTTCTACTCCATTTACATAAATATCCaaagtcttgttttctttaaCAGCATCAACCTATTTACCTGTAAGACTCTGACAGAATCTCACCATTCATAAGTGAGgattttgtcatttgtattttaTAGGACTTTCAAACCCAAGATCATGCTGTGTTTCTGCATTCCCATGATGCAGTGAAGTATAAATATTCATATAGCTAAGGAACTGCAGCATGGCGAGGTTTTGTTTAGACTCCATCTAAATCTCCATCTCTTCTAGCTTGCCCATAAACCAAAGTAGTTTCTAGCAGAGATGGGATTAATCCAACACCTCACCCCATCTTCCACGCCTGAAATCTTACCCCAAGCTGCCACTGCAAATCCCCAAAAGCACAACAGACCTGGATGGGATGGCTGCACCCAGAAAGGcacagctggaggagaagagctGAGGAAGAAAGCTGCTACGCATGGCAGCCAGGGATCCTGCACCACACCAGACTCCATAGCTGCTGGCTCAGAGTCGCTATCTGTAAACCAGGAGCCCTGGGACACAGCCGGACAACTAGAGCAGTACCTCCTGTAGCTTGGAAGAAGGCTGCTCTTTGGGAAGCCACATGGCTCTTAAAGCAAACCAGCCATCAATTGCACAGTAAAGACTCTTACATCAGAAAT
Encoded proteins:
- the MRPL35 gene encoding 39S ribosomal protein L35, mitochondrial: MAAAAAAAARGAVAGIVGRWASWAARCPGAGRALSGLSGRCVRLVRVPAAAPLWKPRLLWGSLSGGGTPPVLSSVTSLLPSILQQPVRTLTYCSLRNGKRKTVKAVVDRFLRLHNGLWVRRKAGYKKKLWKKSAAQRKRLRELVVCTRTQCKLLDKMTTSFWKRRNWYVDDPYQKYHDRTNLRV